The following DNA comes from Streptomyces sp. Ag109_O5-10.
GGAACGCGCCGTAGACACCGAGGCCGATCAGCAGGGCGGTGTAGACGGCCGATTCGAGGCCGACCGAGATGCCGGCGAGGACCACGGTGGCCGGGCCGGTCAGCGAGGTCTTGCCGATGTCCATGACCGGACGCCGGTTGGTCTCGGTGAAGTAGCCGGTCAGCTGCTGGATGACGGCCGCCAGCAGGATGCCGATGGCGACCGCGACGAGCGCGAGGATCCGTGGGTCGCCGTCGTTGGCCCGGATGGCCGCGTCACCGATGCCGTCCAGGTCGGAGTACTTCCCCGGCAGGTACACGAAGACCGCGATCGCGACGAGCACGAGCGAGATCACCGCCGAGATGAAGAAGCCTCGGTTGATGGCGCTCATGCCGCTGCGGTCGCTGGGGCGCGGCGCCACCGCGAAGATGCCGATCATCGCCGTGAGCACGCCGATGGCCGGCACCAGGAGCGGGAAGGCGAGTCCGGAGTCGCCGAAGGCCGCCTTGCCGAGGATCAGCGCGGCGACCAGGGTCACGGCGTACGACTCGAAGAGGTCGGCCGCCATGCCCGCGCAGTCGCCGACGTTGTCGCCCACGTTGTCGGCGATGGTCGCGGCATTGCGCGGGTCGTCCTCCGGAATGCCCTGTTCGACCTTGCCGACCAGGTCGGCGCCGACGTCGGCGGCCTTGGTGAAGATGCCGCCGCCGACACGCATGAACATGGCGATCAGGGCGGCACCGAGACCGAAGCCTTCGAGCACCTTCGGCGCGTCGGCCGCGTACACCAGCACCACACAGGAGGCGCCGAGCAGGCCGAGCCCCACCGTGAACATGCCGACGACGCCGCCCGTGCGGAAAGCGATCTTCATGGCCTTGTGCGAGACGGCGGTGAGATCCTTTTCCGGTTCGCCTTCCGCCGGCGTGGCTTCACGGGCCGCCGCGGCGACGCGCACATTGCTGCGTACGGCGAGCCACATGCCGATATAACCGGTGGTCGCCGAGAACGCCGCACCGATCAGGAAGAAGATCGACCGGCCGGCGCGCTGATTCCAGTCGTCCGCGGGCAGCAGCAGGAGCAGGAAGAACACCACGACGGCGAATACGCCGAGGGTGCGCAACTGCCGGCCCAGATAGGCGTTGGCGCCTTCCTGGACCGCCGCCGCGATCTTCTTCATGCTGTCGGTGCCCTCGCCCGCCGCGAGCACCTGGCGGACCAGGATCCAGGCGACCACGAGCGCGGCCAGCGCCACGGCGGCGATGACCGCCACCAGGACCCGGTTGTCGTCGGTCAGGACTGCCGCTGCGAAGGTTGTGGGGTGATGGCCCAACTGATGAGGGGTAGAAAGCCCCGCCATTCGTCCTCCTTGACGCTTGGACTGAGCTCAAGATGTGGACGGATTCTAGGTACCCGGGAGTGATCTAAACAGGGGACGGTAAACGGAATTGGCCTTCTCGTGCTCTTCAGCAAATGATCGAGGTCACGCCAGGGGACCCGAAAGCGGTAATGCCCTAAAAGCATTGACGACGGCCGATTACTTGATCAAATCATCGCCCGGCTGATCGTGAATGAATTCACTAAACATATCGCACGAGATCACTTTACGACCGGTCACAGGTGACACGGGTGCGGGGACCTGCGGACATGCCGAAGGGCCCCACTCGGGGGCCCTTCGGCACACAGCTGGGGTGGCTCTCAGGTGAGCGCGACTCCGGGCGGGGTCGTCGGCCAGGTCATGCGGATCAGCCCGCCGTGCTCCCCGGCCGTGACCTCCACGTCGTCCACGAGGCCGCTGATGACCGCGAGGCCCATCTCGTCCTCCTCGGTCTCCACGTCCGCGTCCGCCGCTCCACCGGAGGCCCGGTCGCCGGGGACGGAACGGGGTGCGTCGTCGCCGACCTCGATGGAGAACTGTTTCTCCTCTTCGATCAGCGCCACCCGCACCGGCTCGGTGATGCCGGCGGCCTGGTGCAGACCCACGGCACGGGAACAGGCCTCACCGACGGCCAGCCGGACCTCGTCCAGGACGGCCTCGTCCACTCCGGCCCTGCGAGCCACCGCCGCCGCCACCAGTCGGGCGGTGCGGACGTGCTCGGGCAGCGCGCTGAAGCGGAGTTCAACGGTGGCCATACGTCCCCCTCGGAACTACGGGCGTGCGATGGGGGGCCGGGCCGCCGAAGAACCCGGAACCCCCCGATGAATTGCGTCCGCCTCGGGCACTGCGGCCCGTGGACGGCTGCCTGCACGGGCACGCGGGCCCGAACGGGCGGGGGTGACACGGGCGCCCCTGCGGCGCATGGCGCGCACGAGCCCGTGCCGAGGGCCGGCCGGACGGCACGGACCGATCGGCGGTCCGGGACACGTCGGCCGGCCCGGGGTCAGTCGGTGGCCGCCACCGCTTCCTCGACCGAGGTGTGGATCGGGAACACCTTGGTGAGGCCGGTGATACGGAAGATCTTCAGAATGCGCTCCTGGTTGCAGACCAGGCGCAGCGAGCCCTCATGGGCACGCACCCGCTTCAGGCCGCCGACCAGCACGCCGAGCCCGGTGGAGTCGAGGAAGTCCACGCCCTCCATGTCGACGACGAGGTGGAAATTCCCGTCGTTCACCAGCTCGACCAACTGCTCGCGCAGCTTGGGCGCGGTATATACGTCGATTTCGCCACCGACCTCGACGACCGTACGATCGCCGACTGTACGAGTCGACAGGGACAGGTCCACGGATCCTCCAGCACCTTGCTATCGAGCGGTCGCCCCTCGGGACACCTCGGCTTGCGGCCCCCGGGACGGTTCGCCAGCCGCGATGGCATTCAATCACTTACGGCAGGCGTGCACGACGCCTTGGCCCCATTGTCCGTCACGCCAGTGACACACTCGGTCCCGATGGCCATAAATCACCGATCCGATCGACCGCCGGTTCCGGCCGGGTCCGGGTTCTCTCCGGGCACGGTCCTGGACCGGCTCGCCTCCGGGCCGAGCCGGGCTTCGCGCATCACTCATACGGAGCACTTGCCCCCGCGCGCGGGTCGGCATGCCGTCTGGCCTGACCGGATTCGTTCGGAGGTCGTCGCGGCAGTCCAGGAGTGCGGCATCGAGCATCCCTGGCAGCACCAGGCGCTGGCCGCCGAGCACGCCCTGGACGGCGACTCGGTGGTGGTCGCCACCGGCACCGCCTCCGGCAAGTCCCTGGCCTACCTGGTACCGGTCCTGTCCACCCTCCTGGACGGCTCCGAGGCGGCCAACGGCAGGGGCGCCACCGCCCTCTACCTGGCGCCCACCAAGGCGCTGGCGGCCGACCAGTGCCGCGCCGTGAAGGAACTTTCACAACCGCTGGGGAACGCCGTGCGCCCCGCGGTGTACGACGGCGACACCCCCTACGAGGAACGGGAGTGGATCCGCCAGTACGCGAACTACGTGCTCACCAACCCCGACATGCTGCACCGCGGGATCCTGCCCGGGCACGCCCGCTGGTCCTCCTTCCTGAAGTCGCTGAAGTACGTCGTCGTCGACGAGTGCCACACCTACCGGGGCGTGTTCGGCTCGCACGTCGCCCAGGTACTGCGCCGGCTACGCCGCCTGTGCGCCCGCTACGGCGCCTCCCCGGTCTTCCTGCTGGCCTCCGCGACCGCCGCCCAGCCGGCCTTGGCCGCCGGCCGCCTCACCGGCCTGCCGGTCGTGGAGATCGCCGACGACGCCTCCCCGCGCGGCGAGCTGGTCTTCGCCCTGTGGGAGCCGCCACTGACCGACCTGCACGGCGAGAAGGGCGCCCCCGTGCGCCGTTCCGCCACCGCCGAGACCGCCGACCTGCTGACCGACCTGGCGGTGCAGGGCGTGCGCTCGGTCGCCTTCGTGCGCTCAAGACGCGGCGCGGAGCTGATCTCCGTCATCGCCCAGGAACGGCTGGCCGAGGTGGACCGTTCCCTCGCCCGGCGTGTCGCGGCCTACCGCGGCGGCTACCTCCCCGAGGAGCGGCGCGCCCTGGAAGGCGCGCTGCACTCCGGGGAGCTCCTCGGACTTGCCGCCACGACGGCCCTGGAGCTGGGTGTGGACGTCTCCGGGCTGGACGCCGTACTGATCGCCGGGTACCCCGGTACGCGTGCCTCTGTGTGGCAGCAGGCGGGTCGCGCGGGCCGCGCCGGACAGGGCGCCCTCGCGGTCCTGGTCGCTCGCGACGACCCTCTGGACACCTTCCTCGTCCATCATCCCGAGGCCCTGTTCGACCAACCGGTGGAATCGACCGTCCTCGACCCCGACAACCCCTACGTCCTCGCCCCGCACCTGTGCGCCGCCGCGGCCGAGCTCCCGCTCACCGACGACGACCTCGACCTCTTCGGTCCCGCCTGCAAGGAGCTGCTGCCGCAGCTGGAGGCCGCGAAGCTGCTGCGCCGCCGGACGAAGGCCTGGCACTGGACCCGCAGGGAGCGGGCCGCCGAGCTGACCGACATCCGCGGCGAGGGCGGCCGCCCGGTGCAGGTCGTCGAGGCGGGCACGGGACGCCTGCTCGGCACGGTGGACGCGAGCGCCGCGCACTCCACGGTCCACGAGGGCGCCGTCCACCTGCACCAGGGCCGCACCTACCTCGTGCGCTCCCTCGACCTCGAGGACTCGGTGGCCCTGGTCGAGCAGGCCGAGCCGCCGTACTCCACGGTGGCCCGCGACACCACGGCCATCTCCGTCCTGGAGACCGACACCGAGATCCCCTGGGGCGACGGGCGCCTCTGCTACGGCTCCGTCGAGGTCACCAACCAGGTGGTCTCCTTCCTGCGCCGCCGGCTCATCACCGGCGAGGTGCTGGGCGAGACGAAACTCGACCTCCCGCCGCGTACGCTGCGCACCCGCGCGGTGTGGTGGACCGTCACCGAGGACCAGCTCGACGAGGCCCGGATCAGCCCGGAGATCCTCGGCGGCGCCCTGCACGCGGCCGAGCACGCCTCCATCGGCCTGCTCCCGCTCTTCGCCACCTGCGACCGCTGGGACATCGGCGGCGTGTCGATCCCGCTGCACCCCGACACGCTCCTGCCGACCGTCTTCGTCTACGACGGGCACCCCGGCGGCGCCGGCTTCGCGGAGCGCGCCTTCCACACCGCCCGCACCTGGCTGACGGCCACCCGGGAGGCGATCGCCGCGTGTGAGTGCGACGCCGGGTGCCCGTCCTGCATCCAGTCCCCCAAGTGCGGGAACGGGAACGAGCCGTTGCACAAGCGCGGGGCGGTCCGGCTCCTCACGGTGCTGTTGAGGGGGGCACCGACGGGGTAGTTCTCCGGCCGGGGGCCGGTGGGGGCTGGTCGCGCAGTCCCCCGTGCCCCCTTCTGGGCGCCTTGGCAGGGGCACGTGGTCAGGGGCGCGTTGGGGCGGGGCCGGCTCTGGCCCGGACCTCTGCCGTGAACGGCCCCCCGCCCGAGGCCGCCGAGACGTCCGAGATGTCACCGACGATCACGCATCGCGTCAGCCGCGCGTCCTGAGCCAGTGCCACACGGTCCGCCAGGGCGCAGGCCGCCGTCGCCCCCTCGGCCCAGTGGTCCGCCGCGGCGAGGGCGGCCATGTCGGCCCCACCGGCGGCGCGATGCCGGACCACGACGGCCTGCCCGAGGCCGAGCACCACCCCGAACACCACGCACAACACGGCGATCGCGCCGACGCTCCAGACTGTGGCGGACCCCCGGTCAGCCGCCCCGTAGGGGCGCGCGGAACTGCGCGACCAGACCCCACACGGCCGCAGCCGAACGACCGCCGCACGCCCCTTCACGGCCCCTCCGCGACCGCGACCGCCGACTCCCGCACCTCGAAGGGCAACGCGCCCAGCGCCGACGGCCTCGCCGCCACCGTCACCCGCACCATGTCACCCTCCCGGCCCACCGTCACCGTCGCCCCGTCCGGCGCCGCCTCCTTCGTCACCGCGATCACCGCGTCCTCGGCGTCCTGCCGCGCCGCGGCCCGCGCCCCGGTGCGGGCGGCGTCCACGCACCGGATCTGGGCGGCCACCACGAGCAGCCCCCACACCAGCGCCATCGTGAACGCCACCAACACCGGCAGCACCACGGCCGCCTCCGCGGTCACGAACCCCCGGTCCGCCCCGCACCCCCGCTCACATCCGCGCACTGAGGGCCCGTTTCACGATGGCCTGGAGCTCCGCACTGACCTGACCGCTCGTCACGACGGCGTAGAGCACCGCCGCGAACCCGACGGCCGCGATGATCCCCATCGCGTACTCGGAGGTGACCATCCCGGCGTCCCGGCGCACCAGCTTCCACATCTTCCAGTACATCTCGCGCATTTCCACTCCCTTTGACTCTCTTGGATTCGACTTCAGTTCGTATCCGCCGCCCTCCCCGTCGCGCCCCTCATCCACCACCCCCTCGCAGCACCCCGCCCGCCAGTCCGATCACCACGGGGAGTACGCCCACCGCGATGAACGCGGGCAGAAAACAGAGCCCCACCGGCGCCGAGATCAGCACGGCCGCCCGTCGTGCCCGCGCGGTGGCGCTCCTCGCCCACTCGGCGCGGGCGTCCGAGGCGAGCCGCGCGACGGGCGCGGCCGCCGGCATCCCGGACTCGTCCGCGCGTTGCAGCAGCCGGGCCAGCGGGGCCGCACCCGGCAGTCCGGACAACCCCCGCCAGGCGGCCGCCGGTTCACCGCCCAGCCGCACCTCGGCCGCGCCGCGCGCCAGTCCCTCCCCAACGGGTCCGCCGAGTGCCTCTCCAACGGCCTGGGCGGCGACCACCGGACCGGCCCCGGCGGCGATGCAGGCCGACAGGAGGTCCGCGGCGAGCGGGAGTTGGCGCGCGGCCTCGACAGCCTCCGCCTCGGCCGTCCGGTCCCCGCCGCCCGCCCTGCTCCGCCACCGCCACAGCCCCACCGCGACGCCCAGTCCCAGCAGCACTCCGGCGACCCCGCCGACCAGCACCCAGCCGCCGCACACCACCCCGACGGCCGGCAGCCACCCGCGGACGGCACCGCCGACGGCGGAGTGCCTCTCCGTCCGCTCCAGCCTTTCCAGGCCGAGCAGTTCGGCCACCCTGCGCCGGGTCCGGCGCCCGCGCCTGGCCAGCTCCAGCCGCCATGCCGACCAGCCCAGGGCCGCCAGCACCCCGGCCGTCACCCCCAGCCTGTGGACAACCTCCGCGCTCACGCCGCCTCAGCTCCCCGCACGATCCGGACCGCCCACCACATCCCGGCGCCCTCGAACGCCGCGCCGACAACCAGGCAGCCCAGGCCCGCCCCGGTGTGCAGCAGCACCCGCAGCGGGTCGGCGCCCATGGCCGAGCCGAGCAGGAGGCCGAGGGCGGGCAGCGCGGCGAGCATCACCGCGGTGGCCCGGGCGCCCGACAACTGAGCGCGCAGGTCGGCACGTTGGCCGCGTTCGGCGCGCAGGGCGGCGTCCAGGCGGTCGAGACCGGCCGCGAGTCCGGCACCCTGGTCGACCGCCACCCGCCAGCAGGCCGCGAGCCCCAGCAGGCCGTCGGCGCCGGGCTGCCGCGCCGCCACCGCCAGCGCCCCCGGCACGTCCCCGCCGAAGCGCGCCGCCGCCACCACGGCCGGCCTGGCCTCACCGAGCCCGCCGGAGTCCCGCGCGGCCCGCAACAGCGCCTCACCCGGCTGCCGTCCCGCGCGCACCTCACCGGCGAGCGCCCCGCACAGCGCGATCACCGCGTCGGCGCGCTGCTGGCGGGCCCGTCGCGCCTGGCGGGCCAGCCGCACCCGGCGCAGCGCCGGCACCCCGGCCGCCCCCGCGAGGACCGGCAGGAGCGAGGCGGCGAGCAGCGCGAGGGCGAGGCCTACGGCCGGGGCCCACCACTCAGCCCGCCAACGGCCGCGCAGCCGCCGGAGTTCCCCGAGCGCCTGCTGCCAGGAGGGCGGCCCGGTGGTCACCACTCCGCCGCCGGCGAGCAGCAGCCGCGTCCGCCGAACCTCACGCTGCCGCTCGGCAAGCAGCCAGGCCATGACCCCGCCGCACACCAGGGCCGCACCGACCGTCGTCCCACCCATCACACACACCTCTTTCGACTATGGATCGCTCTCGACCCACGGATCGCTCGCAACTCACGGACCGGTTCAACTCACGCATCACTGGCGACTCATGGACCGCTTTCAGCTCACGGACCACTCGCAACCCAGGGATCGCTCGCAACTCACGGAGCGCTCGCAACTCAGGGATCGCACATGGATCGCTGACGTCACTTCAGGCCGGAGCTCCCGGCTCACCCATGCCACTCCGCAGCAGCCCCCGCAGCCGCTCCCACCCCTGCTCCCGCGCGAAGGCCGCCGCGTCCCAGCGCAGCGCCGGTACCGTCCGCACCAGCCCGGAGGGGTCCCGCTCCAGGACGTGCAGCTCGGCGATCCGCCGCCGGCCCGCGCGGTCCCGTACCAGGTGCAGCACCACCGACAGCGCGGCGGCGAGCTGGCTGTGCAGGGCGGCCCGGTCGAGCCCGGCGGCCGTGCCGAGGGCCTCCAGGCGGGCCGGCACGTCCGCGGCCGCGTTGGCGTGCACGGTGCCGCACCCGCCCTCGTGGCCGGTGTTCAGCGCGGCCAGCAGGTCGACCACCTCAGGCCCGCGCACCTCGCCGACGACGAGCCGGTCGGGCCGCATCCGCAGGGCCTGGCGGACCAGGTCCTCCAGGGTGACGAGGCCGGCGCCCTCCTGGTTGGCGGGTCTGGTCTCCAGCCGTACGACGTGCGGGTGTTCGGGCCTGAGCTCCGCCGAGTCCTCGGCGAGCACGATCCGCTCGCCCGGGCCGACGAGACCCAGGAGGGCGCTCAGGAGGGTCGTCTTGCCCGTGCCCGTCCCACCGCTGACCAGGAAGGACAGCCGGGCCGCGAGGAGTGCCCGAAGGATCCGGTCGCCGCCCGGGGGCACGGTCCCGGCCGCGACCAGTTCGCCGAGGGTGAACGCCCGCGGGCGGACCACCCGCAGGGACAGGCAGGTGCAGCCGACGGCCACCGGGGGCAGGACCGCGTGCAGGCGGGTGCCGTCGGGCAGCCGGGCGTCCGCCCAGGGACGCGCGTCGTCCAGGCGCCGGCCGGCCACCGCGGCCAGCCGCTGCGCGAGGCGCCGTACCGCCGCCGCGTCCGGGAAGGCGACCGGGGTGAGTTCCAGGCCGCCGCCGCGGTCCACCCAGACCCGGTCCGGGGCGGTCACCAGGACGTCGGTGACCGTGGGGTCGGCGAGCAGCGGCTCCAGTGGGCCGCTGCCGACCAGTTCGGAGCGCAGTCGCTCGGCCGCGCCGAGGACTTCGGCGTCCCCGAGAACCCGCCCCTGGGCACGTAGTGCCTGTGCCACCCGCGCCGGGGTCGGTTCGGCGCCGCTCTCGGCGAGCCAGCGCCGTACTCCGTCGAGCAGGGCCGGGCCGTCCGCGCCCGCGGTGCCGGGGCTCATGCGACACCCCCCGTCTCGACCAGGGTGCGCTCCCAGAAGCCCTTGCAGAAGCGGGCCAGCGGCCCGCGGGCGGCGGACCCCGGCGGTTTCCGGTCGGGACGGCACAGGCCTGGTTCGGCCGGTACCTCGCCGGCCAGCGGCAGTCCGAGCAGCCGGGCCACCTCGCGGTCGTCCAGGCCCGGCGCGTAAGGCCCCCGTACCGCGACCCTGAGATCGCGCACGACCATGCCGACGGTGGCCGCCACCCGGCCGGCCGCGGCGACGGCGCGGAGTTCGGCGGGGACCACCAGGACGGCGAGGTCGAGCTGGGTGAGGACCTCGGCGACCTCGTCGTCCAGGCGGCGCGGCAGGTCGACGACGACCGTGCCGCCGCGCCGCCGGGCGGCGGCGAGCACCGCCCGGACGGCGGGTGGCGGGATCGCCACGCAGTCGCCGCGGTCCCAGCTGAGGATCCGCAGCGAGTGCAGTTCGGGCAGGGACTCCTCCAGGGCGCCGCTGCCGAGCCTGCCGCGCGAGGCGGCGAAAGCCGGCCAGCGCAGGCCCTCGGCGGTCTCGCCACCGAGGAGTACGTCGATTCCGCCGCCCAGTGGATCCGCGTCCACGAGCAGGGTGCGCAGTCCCTCACGCGCGGAGGTGACGGCGAGCGCGCAGGCCAGCGTGGAGGCGCCGGCCCCGCCCCGGCCGCCGATGACGCCGACGGTGAGGGCCGGGCGGCCCACGCCCTCGACGACGTCGGCGATCCGGTCGACGAGCCACTGCTCGCCGTCGGGCAGCATCAGGACGTGGTCGGCGCCGATCTCCACGGCCCTTTTCCACACGTCCGGGTCGTCCTGGTCGAGGCCCACGAGGACCACCCCGCGCCGGCGCGTGGCGCCGCGCACCCGCCGGGCGGCGTCGTCGCCGACCAGGACGAGCGGGGCGGATTCCCAGCCGCCGCCGCGGTCCGGCGGGCCGTGGTGGACCTCCGGTTTGGCACCTGCCGCGGCGCACAGGCGCAACAGGTCGTCGAGCAGTTCGGCGTCCTCGGTGACGATCATCGGACGTCCGGGCCGTCCCGAGGCGGCGGACGGCGGGTCGTGAGTGACGGTTCCGGCCACGTGAGCTTCCCCCTTGGCTGCTTCTCCCGCATGGCCCCTGCGGCCACGCGATTCACAAACGTGCGAAGAACCGGCGAGCGGCTCCA
Coding sequences within:
- a CDS encoding type II secretion system F family protein translates to MGGTTVGAALVCGGVMAWLLAERQREVRRTRLLLAGGGVVTTGPPSWQQALGELRRLRGRWRAEWWAPAVGLALALLAASLLPVLAGAAGVPALRRVRLARQARRARQQRADAVIALCGALAGEVRAGRQPGEALLRAARDSGGLGEARPAVVAAARFGGDVPGALAVAARQPGADGLLGLAACWRVAVDQGAGLAAGLDRLDAALRAERGQRADLRAQLSGARATAVMLAALPALGLLLGSAMGADPLRVLLHTGAGLGCLVVGAAFEGAGMWWAVRIVRGAEAA
- a CDS encoding TadE family type IV pilus minor pilin encodes the protein MTAEAAVVLPVLVAFTMALVWGLLVVAAQIRCVDAARTGARAAARQDAEDAVIAVTKEAAPDGATVTVGREGDMVRVTVAARPSALGALPFEVRESAVAVAEGP
- a CDS encoding sodium-translocating pyrophosphatase — translated: MAGLSTPHQLGHHPTTFAAAVLTDDNRVLVAVIAAVALAALVVAWILVRQVLAAGEGTDSMKKIAAAVQEGANAYLGRQLRTLGVFAVVVFFLLLLLPADDWNQRAGRSIFFLIGAAFSATTGYIGMWLAVRSNVRVAAAAREATPAEGEPEKDLTAVSHKAMKIAFRTGGVVGMFTVGLGLLGASCVVLVYAADAPKVLEGFGLGAALIAMFMRVGGGIFTKAADVGADLVGKVEQGIPEDDPRNAATIADNVGDNVGDCAGMAADLFESYAVTLVAALILGKAAFGDSGLAFPLLVPAIGVLTAMIGIFAVAPRPSDRSGMSAINRGFFISAVISLVLVAIAVFVYLPGKYSDLDGIGDAAIRANDGDPRILALVAVAIGILLAAVIQQLTGYFTETNRRPVMDIGKTSLTGPATVVLAGISVGLESAVYTALLIGLGVYGAFLLGGTSIMLALFAVALAGTGLLTTVGVIVAMDTFGPVSDNAQGIAEMSGDVEGAGAQVLTNLDAVGNTTKAITKGIAIATAVLAASALFGSYRDAITTNVQDVGAKLSGAGSPLTLSMDISQPNNLVGLIAGAAVVFLFSGLAINAVSRSAGSVVFEVRRQFREHPGIMDYTEQPEYGKVVDICTKDALRELATPGLLAVMAPIFIGFTLGVGALGSYLAGAIGAGTLMAVFLANSGGAWDNAKKLVEDGHHGGKGSEAHAATVIGDTVGDPFKDTAGPAINPLLKVMNLVSLLIAPAVIKFSYGHDRSIGIRILIAVLALIVIVGAVYVSKRRGIAVGDDEDSAERVAKSADPAVVS
- a CDS encoding type II secretion system F family protein; amino-acid sequence: MSAEVVHRLGVTAGVLAALGWSAWRLELARRGRRTRRRVAELLGLERLERTERHSAVGGAVRGWLPAVGVVCGGWVLVGGVAGVLLGLGVAVGLWRWRSRAGGGDRTAEAEAVEAARQLPLAADLLSACIAAGAGPVVAAQAVGEALGGPVGEGLARGAAEVRLGGEPAAAWRGLSGLPGAAPLARLLQRADESGMPAAAPVARLASDARAEWARSATARARRAAVLISAPVGLCFLPAFIAVGVLPVVIGLAGGVLRGGGG
- a CDS encoding DUF4244 domain-containing protein codes for the protein MREMYWKMWKLVRRDAGMVTSEYAMGIIAAVGFAAVLYAVVTSGQVSAELQAIVKRALSARM
- the ssd gene encoding septum site-determining protein Ssd, translated to MAGTVTHDPPSAASGRPGRPMIVTEDAELLDDLLRLCAAAGAKPEVHHGPPDRGGGWESAPLVLVGDDAARRVRGATRRRGVVLVGLDQDDPDVWKRAVEIGADHVLMLPDGEQWLVDRIADVVEGVGRPALTVGVIGGRGGAGASTLACALAVTSAREGLRTLLVDADPLGGGIDVLLGGETAEGLRWPAFAASRGRLGSGALEESLPELHSLRILSWDRGDCVAIPPPAVRAVLAAARRRGGTVVVDLPRRLDDEVAEVLTQLDLAVLVVPAELRAVAAAGRVAATVGMVVRDLRVAVRGPYAPGLDDREVARLLGLPLAGEVPAEPGLCRPDRKPPGSAARGPLARFCKGFWERTLVETGGVA
- a CDS encoding Rv3654c family TadE-like protein, producing MRPCGVWSRSSARPYGAADRGSATVWSVGAIAVLCVVFGVVLGLGQAVVVRHRAAGGADMAALAAADHWAEGATAACALADRVALAQDARLTRCVIVGDISDVSAASGGGPFTAEVRARAGPAPTRP
- a CDS encoding TadA family conjugal transfer-associated ATPase; translated protein: MSPGTAGADGPALLDGVRRWLAESGAEPTPARVAQALRAQGRVLGDAEVLGAAERLRSELVGSGPLEPLLADPTVTDVLVTAPDRVWVDRGGGLELTPVAFPDAAAVRRLAQRLAAVAGRRLDDARPWADARLPDGTRLHAVLPPVAVGCTCLSLRVVRPRAFTLGELVAAGTVPPGGDRILRALLAARLSFLVSGGTGTGKTTLLSALLGLVGPGERIVLAEDSAELRPEHPHVVRLETRPANQEGAGLVTLEDLVRQALRMRPDRLVVGEVRGPEVVDLLAALNTGHEGGCGTVHANAAADVPARLEALGTAAGLDRAALHSQLAAALSVVLHLVRDRAGRRRIAELHVLERDPSGLVRTVPALRWDAAAFAREQGWERLRGLLRSGMGEPGAPA
- the bldG gene encoding anti-sigma factor antagonist BldG; translation: MDLSLSTRTVGDRTVVEVGGEIDVYTAPKLREQLVELVNDGNFHLVVDMEGVDFLDSTGLGVLVGGLKRVRAHEGSLRLVCNQERILKIFRITGLTKVFPIHTSVEEAVAATD
- a CDS encoding DEAD/DEAH box helicase, with translation MAINHRSDRPPVPAGSGFSPGTVLDRLASGPSRASRITHTEHLPPRAGRHAVWPDRIRSEVVAAVQECGIEHPWQHQALAAEHALDGDSVVVATGTASGKSLAYLVPVLSTLLDGSEAANGRGATALYLAPTKALAADQCRAVKELSQPLGNAVRPAVYDGDTPYEEREWIRQYANYVLTNPDMLHRGILPGHARWSSFLKSLKYVVVDECHTYRGVFGSHVAQVLRRLRRLCARYGASPVFLLASATAAQPALAAGRLTGLPVVEIADDASPRGELVFALWEPPLTDLHGEKGAPVRRSATAETADLLTDLAVQGVRSVAFVRSRRGAELISVIAQERLAEVDRSLARRVAAYRGGYLPEERRALEGALHSGELLGLAATTALELGVDVSGLDAVLIAGYPGTRASVWQQAGRAGRAGQGALAVLVARDDPLDTFLVHHPEALFDQPVESTVLDPDNPYVLAPHLCAAAAELPLTDDDLDLFGPACKELLPQLEAAKLLRRRTKAWHWTRRERAAELTDIRGEGGRPVQVVEAGTGRLLGTVDASAAHSTVHEGAVHLHQGRTYLVRSLDLEDSVALVEQAEPPYSTVARDTTAISVLETDTEIPWGDGRLCYGSVEVTNQVVSFLRRRLITGEVLGETKLDLPPRTLRTRAVWWTVTEDQLDEARISPEILGGALHAAEHASIGLLPLFATCDRWDIGGVSIPLHPDTLLPTVFVYDGHPGGAGFAERAFHTARTWLTATREAIAACECDAGCPSCIQSPKCGNGNEPLHKRGAVRLLTVLLRGAPTG
- a CDS encoding ATP-binding protein → MATVELRFSALPEHVRTARLVAAAVARRAGVDEAVLDEVRLAVGEACSRAVGLHQAAGITEPVRVALIEEEKQFSIEVGDDAPRSVPGDRASGGAADADVETEEDEMGLAVISGLVDDVEVTAGEHGGLIRMTWPTTPPGVALT